A DNA window from Gillisia sp. Hel1_33_143 contains the following coding sequences:
- a CDS encoding thrombospondin type 3 repeat-containing protein, whose product MKNFNKYLSGLAIIALLFTSCSKDENNMTDDADKNLSSLSFGAVLNDFVSKRAELKAHLSDVPSCSDGVPAYVQVALKNGDTWVAGQNGDEGGFIQIPIAGSGDYNDDGVVSWFTKESSDLELTAGTYSLEYFGVLDSEMNVLWIAPRENDDYGPANFQNFVDDALPISIDLRSGVKKYVDVEVICYDERFADEYGYLFFDFNTVDVITFCTFGNYCNESGRHFPAHFNINAWKYSGDPESPKGESLISEAQMNEVGIYDNNDAYAKPVCIALPDRKGVVDEYYIEITLLDFNNVYDADEGVIRQFVVTDAEVLALYNQESGNNTYYHFREGSLCGEDTPMFDSTGGGNGGECDLQDDDADCDNDGILNGDDNCPSNSNSNQADLDGDNIGDICDLDIDGDGVANDEDNCPATLRLDGQVAVEGQLGCWRDPVVVGCTSSDCELTTDTSGLCYNVSVDLEDSSIIYKISSETDLELLGSKGDLNPSVLFGTANVKINGSDVVVTLDTPLDTDKIKGYKVKVWQSDENSTERLPDCYHTLCANDIVPSNGDQAAIPLTFSNANYSYPVYITIDAVICEDVPGPQ is encoded by the coding sequence ATGAAAAATTTCAATAAATATTTAAGTGGGTTGGCTATTATAGCTCTCCTATTTACATCCTGTAGTAAGGATGAAAATAATATGACCGATGATGCAGATAAAAATTTATCTTCTCTTTCATTTGGTGCAGTTTTAAATGACTTTGTCTCAAAACGAGCAGAGTTAAAAGCACATCTATCTGATGTTCCAAGTTGTTCTGATGGTGTGCCGGCATATGTACAAGTAGCTTTAAAGAACGGAGACACATGGGTTGCAGGACAAAATGGAGATGAAGGTGGTTTTATTCAAATACCCATAGCTGGTTCTGGAGATTATAATGATGATGGGGTTGTAAGCTGGTTCACTAAAGAATCTTCTGATCTGGAATTAACAGCTGGAACTTATTCTTTAGAATATTTTGGAGTGCTAGATTCAGAAATGAATGTACTATGGATCGCTCCTAGAGAAAATGATGACTACGGTCCGGCAAATTTCCAAAATTTTGTTGATGATGCCTTGCCTATAAGTATAGATCTAAGATCTGGAGTTAAGAAATATGTAGATGTAGAAGTGATATGTTATGATGAGCGTTTTGCAGATGAGTATGGATACTTATTTTTTGATTTTAATACGGTGGATGTAATTACCTTCTGCACCTTTGGGAATTATTGTAACGAATCTGGAAGACATTTCCCGGCACATTTCAATATCAATGCCTGGAAATATTCAGGAGATCCGGAATCTCCTAAAGGAGAATCTTTAATATCTGAAGCACAAATGAACGAAGTAGGAATCTATGATAATAATGATGCCTACGCAAAACCAGTTTGTATAGCTTTACCAGATAGAAAAGGAGTTGTAGATGAATATTATATAGAGATAACCTTGTTAGATTTTAACAATGTTTACGATGCAGATGAGGGTGTTATACGTCAATTTGTAGTTACAGATGCAGAGGTATTAGCACTATACAATCAAGAATCTGGTAACAATACTTATTATCACTTTAGAGAAGGAAGTTTGTGCGGAGAAGATACACCAATGTTCGATTCTACCGGTGGTGGGAATGGAGGAGAATGTGATCTTCAAGATGATGATGCAGATTGTGATAACGATGGAATTCTAAATGGTGATGATAATTGCCCTTCAAATTCTAATAGCAATCAGGCAGATCTAGATGGAGATAATATAGGAGATATTTGTGATCTCGATATAGATGGTGATGGAGTAGCTAATGATGAAGATAATTGTCCTGCAACCTTAAGATTGGATGGCCAAGTTGCTGTAGAAGGACAATTAGGATGTTGGAGAGATCCTGTAGTTGTTGGATGTACATCTTCAGATTGTGAACTTACTACAGATACTAGTGGTCTATGCTACAATGTTTCTGTAGATCTGGAAGATTCGAGCATTATTTATAAGATTAGTAGCGAAACAGATTTAGAGCTTTTAGGAAGCAAGGGAGATCTTAACCCTAGTGTACTTTTTGGAACTGCTAATGTAAAGATTAATGGATCTGATGTTGTTGTTACGCTAGATACTCCTTTAGATACAGACAAAATCAAAGGTTACAAAGTTAAGGTATGGCAAAGTGATGAAAATTCTACCGAGAGATTGCCAGATTGTTACCATACACTTTGCGCTAATGATATAGTTCCATCTAATGGTGATCAGGCTGCAATTCCACTAACATTTTCTAATGCCAATTATAGTTATCCAGTCTATATAACAATAGATGCTGTGATCTGTGAAGATGTTCCTGGACCACAATAA
- a CDS encoding thrombospondin type 3 repeat-containing protein produces MKKFKLCITISVCLIMFFSSCSKDEQSGVIDSSNLASISFSTLLKDFEATRAALKQGVTGDVPECSETIPTKVRVALKNSLGAWVAGRDGDLGNYIEISMISDGDGWITNEVEELELPEDTYTLEYFAVLDANNTTLWIAPRSNDVYGPSNFAAFVSSPLPIEIDLRAGVKKYVDVEVLCYDQRMADEYGYLFFDFTTVETITLCVFGNYCNEEVIHFPARFSLEAWTFSGEPNDPKGFALTNGALINSTGFYDTPIEAYAKPSCIALPDRTGIDTYYIEITILDFDGAYDAPEGLKQSFTITDAEVLALYNDNGNSSYYHFREGCEDEPCADNDSDCDGIEDEIDNCLNTYNPAQLDSDADGIGDACDECPDVDDNLDQDNDGIPDCKDECKTVPGPESNNGCPITNGDSCNTAWMFGDHTWTKKDDDGLNVSAKWGWAELFSVQTQNNTSFNIYAGAGNNKIGPEKLVGTAVITAEGSNIIISVESLGGIDLKLIHIYTSDNMPVTDAPGQFDKLPDSDGIIDPDPSSVDPNIYNFKYSGDGEFWVAVHADVCAQQ; encoded by the coding sequence ATGAAAAAATTTAAACTCTGTATTACCATTTCGGTATGTTTAATCATGTTTTTTTCTTCTTGTAGTAAAGATGAGCAAAGTGGTGTGATCGATTCTTCAAATCTTGCGTCTATCTCATTTAGTACCTTATTAAAAGATTTTGAAGCTACCAGAGCTGCTTTAAAGCAAGGTGTAACTGGCGATGTTCCGGAATGTTCTGAAACAATTCCTACTAAAGTTAGAGTAGCATTAAAGAATTCTTTAGGTGCATGGGTTGCAGGTAGAGATGGAGACCTTGGGAACTATATAGAAATTTCCATGATTTCTGATGGAGATGGATGGATAACCAATGAAGTAGAAGAATTGGAGCTTCCAGAAGATACTTATACCTTAGAATATTTTGCTGTTCTTGATGCGAATAATACAACTTTATGGATAGCCCCTAGGTCTAATGATGTATATGGACCCTCAAATTTTGCGGCCTTTGTGAGTTCTCCACTTCCAATAGAAATTGATCTTAGAGCAGGAGTAAAGAAATACGTAGATGTAGAAGTTTTGTGCTATGATCAAAGAATGGCAGATGAATATGGATATCTGTTTTTTGATTTTACCACCGTAGAGACTATTACACTTTGTGTATTTGGAAATTATTGCAATGAAGAAGTGATCCACTTTCCGGCGAGATTTAGTTTAGAAGCGTGGACCTTTAGTGGAGAACCTAATGATCCTAAAGGTTTTGCTTTAACAAATGGTGCCTTGATTAACTCAACAGGATTTTATGATACTCCCATTGAGGCATATGCGAAACCATCGTGTATAGCATTACCAGATAGAACAGGTATAGATACATATTACATAGAGATCACAATTCTAGATTTTGATGGGGCTTATGATGCTCCAGAAGGTTTAAAACAAAGCTTTACAATTACAGATGCAGAGGTGCTTGCACTATACAATGATAATGGTAATTCTTCCTATTATCATTTCCGAGAAGGATGTGAGGATGAGCCTTGTGCAGATAATGATTCTGATTGCGATGGGATAGAAGACGAGATTGATAATTGCCTAAATACCTATAATCCAGCACAGCTAGATAGCGATGCTGATGGTATTGGGGATGCATGTGATGAATGCCCTGATGTAGATGATAATTTAGATCAAGATAACGATGGTATTCCAGATTGTAAAGATGAATGTAAGACAGTCCCAGGACCGGAGAGTAATAATGGATGCCCTATTACAAATGGAGATTCTTGTAATACTGCCTGGATGTTTGGAGACCATACATGGACTAAAAAAGATGATGATGGGTTAAATGTAAGTGCTAAATGGGGATGGGCAGAACTTTTCTCTGTGCAAACTCAAAATAATACTTCATTTAATATTTATGCCGGAGCAGGAAATAATAAGATAGGCCCTGAAAAATTGGTAGGTACAGCAGTGATTACTGCTGAAGGATCTAATATCATTATAAGTGTTGAATCTTTAGGAGGTATAGATCTGAAGCTAATTCATATTTATACTAGTGATAATATGCCTGTTACAGATGCACCTGGTCAATTCGATAAACTTCCAGACTCAGATGGTATTATAGATCCAGACCCATCATCAGTAGATCCAAACATATACAATTTTAAATATTCTGGAGATGGAGAATTCTGGGTGGCAGTACATGCAGATGTCTGTGCCCAACAGTAA
- the ggt gene encoding gamma-glutamyltransferase yields MRRSFLFLLLASFVACKSPKVPENFKSASKELGLIADKAMVVSAREEASKIASDIMQQGGNAFDAMVVTEMALAVSYPFAGSLGGGGFMVYRKANGEIGSLDFREKAPLAASKNMYLNKDGNAIPEKSQLGALAVGVPGNIAGIFAAHEKLGSLPISKLLAPVISLAREGYVVTQKQAASFNEYLPKFKTVNNKTILYSKIIKAGDTIKNIALANTLQRISENGRSEFYGGETGQKLVQLIKDHGGIITLEDLLAYKAKWRTPVTFNYKGLKVISMAPPSSGGVALAQIMKMIEPYPLEKFGHNQLQTIQVITEAERRAYADRSYYLGDPDFYDVPLDIITGNKYLLNRMNTFSFEKATPSSELEHGEISGYESNETTHYSIVDQYGNAIAVTTTLNGAFGSKLYSEELGFFLNNEMDDFSVKPGVPNMFGLIGADANAIEPQKTMLSSMTPTIVEKDGKFWMSVGTPGGSTIITSVLQTILNVHDFGMTMQEAVNAPRFHHQWLPDEIMFEPKAFNKDILLELQSKGYNINERDARIIGKVDGILKMPNGKLEGGADKRGDDTAVGF; encoded by the coding sequence ATGAGAAGATCATTTCTTTTTTTACTCCTAGCTTCATTTGTTGCTTGTAAATCTCCAAAAGTCCCTGAAAATTTTAAAAGTGCTTCTAAAGAATTAGGACTTATTGCAGATAAGGCAATGGTTGTTTCCGCTCGAGAAGAAGCTTCTAAAATTGCGTCAGATATTATGCAACAAGGCGGAAATGCTTTTGATGCTATGGTTGTCACAGAAATGGCATTGGCAGTTAGTTATCCATTTGCCGGTAGTTTAGGTGGTGGAGGTTTTATGGTTTATAGAAAAGCAAATGGAGAAATTGGAAGTTTAGATTTTAGAGAAAAAGCCCCATTAGCTGCTTCCAAGAATATGTATTTAAATAAGGATGGCAATGCAATCCCAGAGAAAAGTCAATTAGGAGCTCTCGCTGTTGGAGTTCCCGGAAATATTGCAGGGATTTTCGCAGCTCATGAGAAGTTAGGATCCTTACCAATTTCTAAATTGCTTGCTCCAGTAATTTCGCTTGCAAGAGAAGGATATGTTGTGACCCAAAAACAAGCTGCTAGCTTCAACGAGTATCTGCCCAAATTTAAAACAGTTAATAATAAAACTATTTTATATTCAAAAATAATAAAAGCAGGAGATACTATAAAGAATATAGCGCTCGCCAATACATTACAGAGAATTTCCGAGAATGGGAGATCTGAGTTTTATGGTGGTGAAACTGGACAAAAATTGGTACAGCTGATTAAAGATCATGGTGGAATTATAACATTAGAGGATCTATTAGCGTATAAAGCTAAATGGAGAACTCCTGTTACCTTTAACTATAAAGGTCTAAAAGTGATCTCGATGGCACCGCCTTCTAGTGGAGGTGTTGCCCTAGCTCAGATCATGAAGATGATAGAACCATATCCGCTAGAAAAATTTGGACATAATCAGCTTCAAACAATTCAAGTTATAACCGAAGCAGAAAGAAGAGCTTATGCAGATAGAAGTTATTATTTAGGTGATCCAGATTTCTACGATGTTCCTTTAGACATTATAACCGGAAATAAGTATTTATTGAATAGAATGAATACTTTCTCTTTTGAAAAAGCAACTCCTTCTTCAGAATTAGAACATGGCGAAATATCTGGATATGAAAGCAATGAAACTACTCATTATTCTATTGTAGACCAATACGGTAATGCCATTGCTGTTACCACTACACTTAACGGAGCGTTTGGCTCTAAACTTTATTCTGAAGAATTAGGATTTTTCCTTAATAATGAAATGGATGATTTTAGTGTGAAGCCTGGTGTGCCAAATATGTTTGGATTAATTGGGGCAGATGCCAATGCGATTGAACCGCAGAAAACAATGTTAAGTTCTATGACCCCCACAATTGTTGAAAAAGACGGAAAATTCTGGATGAGCGTGGGAACTCCAGGAGGCTCTACCATTATTACCTCCGTACTGCAAACAATTCTTAACGTGCATGATTTTGGAATGACAATGCAGGAAGCAGTTAATGCTCCAAGATTTCACCATCAATGGTTACCAGATGAGATTATGTTCGAGCCTAAAGCTTTTAACAAGGACATCCTGCTAGAACTCCAAAGTAAAGGATACAATATAAATGAGAGAGATGCCAGAATTATAGGTAAAGTAGATGGTATCTTAAAAATGCCAAATGGAAAGTTGGAAGGTGGTGCAGATAAACGAGGTGATGATACTGCTGTGGGATTTTAA
- a CDS encoding M12 family metallopeptidase yields MRKRNLFYLLPALAILSCSKDSVNELEETEQSTTQIAETTSTLANVEAAYSDEAGSISEIYYGGQKISVANVNGDLVYEGDILIKKSMTSKQAETLVYNKGEEPQQKSVGRTSGMWPNNTVYYTIDSNLPNQDRVNDAIAHWEANTSLKFVQRSNQSNYINFTPGSGCSSYVGMIGGGQVITLASGCSTGNTIHEIGHAVGLYHEQSRVDRDRQITVNYANIQSGRERNFDTYAQSGMGGDEFTSNLDFSSIMMYGPYSFSSNGQPTITKVDGSLYDVQRSGLSSGDVQGIESMYPGNEGGSPNPPAPTYTNGQYYTLYGVTVLRHNDLWYYYSRAYGWKVVEIIDGRWYYAR; encoded by the coding sequence ATGAGAAAAAGGAATTTATTTTATTTACTACCTGCTCTAGCAATTCTGTCTTGTAGTAAAGATTCAGTTAACGAATTAGAAGAAACAGAACAATCTACTACCCAAATTGCAGAAACCACATCTACATTAGCCAATGTAGAAGCTGCATATTCAGATGAAGCCGGAAGCATTTCAGAGATCTATTACGGAGGGCAAAAAATAAGTGTTGCTAATGTTAATGGAGACCTGGTTTATGAAGGTGATATTCTTATAAAAAAGAGTATGACGTCTAAACAAGCAGAAACTTTAGTGTATAACAAAGGTGAAGAACCACAGCAAAAAAGTGTTGGAAGAACCTCTGGTATGTGGCCTAATAATACTGTGTATTATACTATAGACAGTAACTTACCAAATCAAGATCGAGTTAATGATGCAATTGCACACTGGGAGGCAAACACCTCATTAAAATTTGTTCAAAGATCAAATCAATCTAACTATATTAATTTTACCCCAGGATCTGGATGTTCTTCTTACGTAGGAATGATAGGAGGAGGTCAGGTTATTACTCTTGCTTCAGGTTGTAGTACCGGAAATACTATTCATGAGATTGGCCATGCAGTTGGACTTTATCATGAGCAGAGTAGAGTAGACAGAGATCGTCAAATAACTGTTAACTACGCTAATATCCAGAGTGGAAGAGAGCGTAATTTTGACACCTACGCACAAAGCGGAATGGGTGGAGATGAGTTTACCTCTAATTTAGATTTTAGCTCTATAATGATGTATGGACCATATTCTTTCTCAAGTAATGGCCAGCCAACTATTACTAAAGTAGATGGTAGCCTTTATGACGTTCAAAGATCTGGATTATCTTCTGGAGATGTGCAAGGTATTGAGAGTATGTATCCAGGTAATGAAGGTGGAAGTCCAAATCCTCCTGCACCAACTTATACTAACGGACAGTACTATACACTGTATGGTGTGACGGTTCTTAGACATAATGACCTTTGGTATTACTATTCTCGTGCTTATGGATGGAAAGTAGTAGAGATCATTGATGGTCGCTGGTATTATGCTAGATAA